The following proteins are co-located in the Microcystis wesenbergii NRERC-220 genome:
- a CDS encoding ABC1 kinase family protein codes for MFSLPQTSQRQKEILEIVLGNGWDYMRGVLTLGKTENPQIPTPEVLKKILVELGPFYVKLGQLLSTRPDLLPANYIEALTALQAQVPPVAWTDIEIVITEQLAKPIKQVFKYINPQPIAAGSIGQIHRATLLSGEEVAIKVLRPGIEKIVAQDSALIKGIADLVALTEFGQSYDVVNLAEEFIKAVNAELDFTQEGHYTDKLRYNLTQSRWSEPKQLVIPKIYWDLTNSKLLVLEWLEGKQILEADVSRPPTEQAISQRKSEITRILFRSFFQQIYIDGFFHADPHPGNIFYLDDGRVALIDCGMVGRLDPQTQQILTELLLAIVDLDAKRCSQLTIKLSESVVPITLVQLEVDYERMLRKYYNLNLNQINFSEVVYELLQVARRNRIKLPGNLGLFAKSLANLEGTARKFNPDINILEEVKPLLTNILEQQLIGSTPLQTALRTVLDLKSFSLKSPRQIEVLLDGLTSETLNINLKIRDLDNLRRSLDNSANRLAFSVIIGSLIIGAAIVTASTQSRQLTIISTVLFATASFIGLWLVVGILRSGRLR; via the coding sequence GTGTTCTCACTCCCCCAAACCAGTCAAAGACAAAAAGAAATCCTTGAGATAGTTCTCGGCAACGGTTGGGACTATATGCGCGGGGTTTTAACCCTAGGAAAAACAGAAAATCCCCAGATTCCTACCCCAGAAGTTCTCAAAAAAATCCTTGTGGAATTGGGTCCTTTTTATGTCAAATTGGGACAGTTACTTAGTACCCGTCCCGATCTGCTACCTGCTAATTATATCGAGGCTTTAACTGCCCTACAAGCGCAAGTTCCTCCCGTTGCTTGGACGGATATAGAAATAGTCATCACCGAACAGTTAGCAAAACCGATCAAACAGGTATTTAAATATATTAATCCCCAACCGATCGCCGCAGGCTCGATCGGGCAAATTCATCGGGCAACTTTATTATCTGGGGAGGAAGTAGCGATTAAAGTCTTGCGTCCGGGGATCGAAAAAATTGTCGCCCAAGATAGTGCCTTAATTAAGGGAATTGCTGATTTAGTTGCCCTAACAGAATTTGGTCAAAGTTACGACGTTGTTAACTTAGCAGAGGAGTTTATTAAAGCAGTCAATGCGGAATTAGATTTTACCCAAGAAGGTCATTATACTGACAAATTACGCTATAATTTAACCCAGAGTCGTTGGTCAGAACCAAAACAGTTAGTTATTCCTAAAATTTATTGGGACTTAACTAATTCCAAGCTATTAGTGTTAGAATGGTTAGAAGGAAAACAAATTTTAGAAGCCGATGTTTCTAGACCGCCAACTGAGCAAGCAATTTCCCAAAGAAAAAGCGAAATAACTAGGATTTTGTTTCGGTCATTTTTTCAACAAATTTATATTGATGGCTTCTTTCATGCCGATCCTCACCCGGGTAATATTTTCTATCTTGACGATGGTAGAGTAGCTTTAATTGACTGTGGTATGGTGGGCAGATTAGACCCGCAAACTCAACAAATTTTAACAGAATTGTTATTAGCAATTGTTGACTTAGATGCGAAAAGATGCAGTCAACTAACTATTAAACTATCCGAGTCAGTAGTCCCGATTACTTTAGTACAATTAGAGGTGGATTATGAGCGGATGCTGCGAAAATATTATAACCTCAATTTAAATCAAATTAACTTTAGTGAGGTAGTTTATGAACTTTTGCAAGTTGCCCGTCGTAACAGAATTAAACTTCCGGGTAATTTAGGTTTATTCGCCAAAAGTCTCGCTAATTTAGAAGGAACTGCCCGAAAATTTAATCCTGATATCAATATCCTGGAAGAAGTCAAACCGCTATTAACTAATATTCTTGAACAACAGTTAATCGGTAGCACTCCCCTACAAACTGCCCTAAGAACAGTTTTAGACTTGAAATCTTTTTCCCTGAAATCTCCCCGTCAAATCGAAGTTTTACTAGATGGTTTAACCTCGGAAACTTTAAATATTAATCTGAAAATTCGCGACTTAGATAATCTCCGTCGCAGTTTAGATAATTCCGCCAATCGACTAGCTTTTAGTGTGATTATTGGTTCCTTAATTATCGGGGCCGCCATTGTCACAGCCAGCACCCAATCTCGGCAATTAACTATTATTAGTACCGTATTATTTGCTACAGCTAGTTTTATCGGTTTATGGTTAGTTGTCGGTATCCTGCGATCGGGGAGATTGCGCTAG
- the petC gene encoding cytochrome b6-f complex iron-sulfur subunit, with protein MSQVSGTDVPDLGRRQFMNLLTFGTITGVAAGALYPIVKYFIPPSAGGTGGGVTAKDALGNDVIVSQFLTSHNAGDRTLAQGLKGDPTYLVVQEDKTLANYGINAVCTHLGCVVPWNASEEKFMCPCHGSQYNAEGKVVRGPAPLSLALAHANVTDNDKVVFSTWTETDFRTGEEPWWS; from the coding sequence ATGAGTCAAGTTTCCGGTACAGATGTTCCCGATTTGGGGCGTCGTCAATTTATGAACCTGTTGACCTTTGGTACAATTACCGGAGTAGCAGCGGGGGCTTTGTATCCGATTGTTAAGTATTTTATTCCCCCCTCGGCCGGTGGTACGGGTGGCGGTGTCACCGCTAAAGATGCCCTAGGCAATGATGTGATTGTCAGTCAATTTCTGACCAGCCATAACGCTGGCGATCGCACCTTAGCCCAAGGTTTAAAAGGCGACCCCACCTATTTAGTCGTCCAAGAGGACAAAACCCTGGCCAACTACGGAATTAACGCCGTCTGTACCCACTTAGGTTGTGTGGTGCCTTGGAATGCCAGCGAAGAAAAATTCATGTGTCCTTGCCACGGTTCCCAGTACAATGCCGAAGGAAAAGTAGTTCGCGGTCCAGCGCCTCTATCCTTAGCCCTCGCCCATGCCAACGTCACCGATAATGATAAAGTCGTCTTCTCCACTTGGACGGAAACCGACTTCCGCACCGGTGAAGAACCCTGGTGGTCCTAG
- the argJ gene encoding bifunctional ornithine acetyltransferase/N-acetylglutamate synthase, with protein MADWQEIEGGITAPKGFKSAGMAAGLKPSGLPDLALIVSETEAIAAGVFTTSQVRAACVDYCRQRLQTKASARAILCNAGQANAATGEAGWQDALDSAAALSQVLGIPADAILLASTGVIGQRIRMDALTAALPTLAGLLSENGGESTARAIMTTDLVPKSIALQTTIDGRPVTIGGIAKGSGMIHPNMATMLSFITCDAAVSTVLWQNMLSRAANKSFNQITVDGDTSTNDSLIALANGQSRTTAITEMGRDAQKLEAMLTEVCQYLAKAIARDGEGATCLIEVRVSGAADDQSARQIARTIAGSSLVKSAVFGRDPNWGRIAAAAGRAGIVFHQEDLQIKLGDFVMMENGQPLAFDRASASNYLKAAASGAYLREDTVLMSICIGNGSGTGTAWGCDLSYDYVKINAEYTT; from the coding sequence ATGGCCGATTGGCAGGAAATAGAGGGGGGGATCACGGCCCCAAAAGGATTTAAATCCGCAGGGATGGCCGCGGGCCTAAAACCGTCCGGTTTGCCCGATTTAGCCCTCATTGTCTCGGAAACAGAAGCGATCGCCGCCGGAGTCTTTACCACCAGTCAAGTGCGGGCCGCTTGCGTCGATTATTGCCGTCAACGCCTACAAACTAAAGCCAGCGCCAGGGCGATTTTGTGTAATGCTGGCCAAGCAAACGCCGCCACGGGGGAAGCTGGATGGCAAGACGCTCTCGATAGTGCCGCCGCCTTGAGCCAAGTTTTAGGGATTCCCGCCGATGCAATTTTGCTGGCTTCTACGGGAGTGATCGGGCAACGGATTCGCATGGATGCGTTAACCGCCGCTTTACCGACCTTAGCGGGTTTATTGTCGGAAAATGGTGGCGAAAGCACGGCCCGGGCGATTATGACCACGGATCTAGTCCCCAAATCGATCGCCTTGCAAACCACCATCGATGGTCGTCCGGTCACAATTGGGGGAATTGCCAAGGGATCGGGGATGATTCACCCGAATATGGCGACGATGCTCTCCTTTATCACCTGTGATGCCGCAGTATCGACGGTTCTCTGGCAAAATATGTTAAGTCGGGCGGCCAATAAAAGTTTTAATCAGATCACGGTGGATGGGGACACCAGTACCAATGACAGTCTGATCGCCTTGGCTAACGGTCAATCGCGCACCACAGCCATCACAGAAATGGGCCGGGATGCCCAAAAGTTAGAGGCCATGTTAACGGAAGTTTGTCAATACTTGGCTAAAGCGATCGCCCGGGATGGGGAAGGAGCCACCTGTTTAATAGAAGTGCGGGTTTCGGGGGCGGCTGATGATCAGTCCGCTCGTCAGATTGCTCGCACCATTGCCGGTTCTTCCTTGGTAAAATCGGCGGTTTTCGGTCGAGATCCCAACTGGGGACGAATTGCGGCGGCCGCGGGCCGGGCCGGGATAGTCTTCCATCAAGAAGACCTGCAAATCAAGTTAGGCGACTTCGTGATGATGGAAAATGGTCAACCTCTGGCGTTCGATCGAGCTAGTGCCAGTAATTACCTGAAAGCGGCAGCAAGCGGGGCTTATTTACGAGAAGATACCGTTTTAATGTCTATCTGTATCGGTAACGGTTCGGGAACAGGTACGGCCTGGGGTTGCGATCTTAGTTACGATTACGTCAAAATTAACGCCGAGTACACCACCTAG
- the petA gene encoding cytochrome f — MRTFNFLSFPQVHRQALVKAVLVAIATVSLLLTSDVINPQSAQAYPFWAQQTAPETPREATGRIVCANCHLAQKPAEIEIPHSVLPDTVFEAVVKIPYDPASQQVLGDGSKGGLNVGAVLMLPDGFKIAPPDRIPEEMQEKLGGVYFQSYKEGQDNVVIVGPLPGDQYKEIVFPVLAPDPSQNKGIHFGKYAVHLGANRGRGQVYPTGEPSNNNAFKASTAGTISQISKTEAGGYEVTITSEAGPVVENIPAGPELIVSEGQAIEVGQFLTSNPNVGGFGQKETEVVLQNPGRIKGLVLFLGGIMLCQILLVIKKKQVEQVQAAEMNF, encoded by the coding sequence ATGAGAACATTCAACTTTTTAAGCTTCCCGCAAGTCCACAGACAGGCCCTAGTGAAAGCCGTCCTCGTGGCGATCGCTACCGTTTCCCTACTCCTAACCAGCGATGTCATTAACCCCCAATCTGCCCAAGCATATCCTTTTTGGGCGCAACAAACCGCCCCGGAAACCCCCAGAGAAGCAACCGGTCGGATTGTCTGCGCGAACTGCCATTTAGCCCAAAAACCCGCCGAAATTGAAATCCCTCACTCGGTATTACCCGATACCGTCTTTGAAGCAGTAGTAAAAATCCCCTACGATCCCGCCAGTCAACAGGTGTTAGGAGACGGATCGAAGGGGGGTTTAAACGTCGGTGCAGTCTTAATGCTACCGGATGGTTTTAAAATCGCGCCCCCCGATCGCATTCCCGAAGAAATGCAGGAAAAACTCGGTGGAGTCTATTTCCAATCCTACAAAGAAGGTCAAGATAACGTGGTTATCGTCGGCCCCTTACCCGGTGATCAATACAAAGAAATCGTTTTCCCCGTCCTGGCCCCCGATCCTAGCCAAAATAAAGGTATTCACTTCGGTAAATATGCTGTGCATTTAGGGGCCAATCGTGGTCGCGGTCAAGTGTACCCCACCGGTGAACCCAGCAATAATAACGCTTTCAAAGCTTCTACCGCAGGTACAATTAGCCAGATCAGCAAAACCGAAGCCGGTGGTTATGAAGTCACCATCACTTCCGAAGCTGGCCCCGTGGTGGAAAATATTCCCGCAGGTCCTGAGTTAATCGTCTCGGAAGGTCAAGCGATCGAAGTGGGACAATTTTTAACCAGTAACCCCAATGTCGGCGGTTTTGGTCAAAAAGAGACGGAAGTTGTCCTACAAAATCCCGGCCGGATCAAAGGATTAGTTTTATTCCTCGGTGGCATTATGTTATGCCAAATCCTCTTAGTTATTAAGAAAAAACAAGTGGAACAAGTACAAGCGGCCGAAATGAATTTCTAA
- a CDS encoding mannose-1-phosphate guanylyltransferase → MNQSLVPVILAGGKGERFWPLSRLARPKQFLCLDGSGRSLLQATADRLLSLGAGWENLWVITASAIADGVREQLPDLPESNLLVEPVGKDTAPAVTWATLEVIKRYGKEVAIGFFPADHYIGNQEAYINTLKAAVEVAVSQKAIVTLGIKPDYPSTGYGYIEQGENQGEFNGLPVYKVSRFTEKPDRTTAEKFLETGLFSWNSGMFIFQGQVVLEELKTHANNILQPLIDRGIAAYEDLEKKSIDYALMEKTQLAYVLPANFGWDDLGDWNSLERLLEAKGKNIELANHVGLDTEGSIIYASDEEEAIVTIGLKDLVIVRDGKATLVVHKDRTQDIKQVLKHLQTDPKLEKLL, encoded by the coding sequence ATGAATCAGTCGCTTGTTCCAGTCATTCTCGCCGGTGGTAAAGGGGAACGTTTTTGGCCTCTCAGTCGTCTAGCGCGTCCGAAACAGTTTCTCTGTCTTGATGGTAGTGGTCGCAGTCTTTTACAAGCAACGGCCGATCGTCTATTATCTTTAGGGGCAGGTTGGGAAAATCTCTGGGTAATTACCGCTAGTGCGATCGCTGATGGTGTCCGCGAACAACTGCCCGATTTACCGGAGAGTAACCTATTAGTGGAACCGGTGGGCAAGGATACGGCCCCGGCTGTGACTTGGGCCACCTTAGAAGTGATAAAACGTTATGGTAAGGAAGTGGCGATCGGTTTTTTTCCTGCCGATCATTATATTGGTAATCAAGAGGCTTATATTAACACTTTAAAAGCGGCCGTAGAAGTGGCCGTCAGCCAAAAAGCGATCGTTACTTTAGGGATTAAACCCGATTATCCCTCCACCGGTTACGGTTATATCGAACAGGGAGAAAATCAGGGCGAATTTAATGGTTTACCCGTCTATAAAGTGAGTCGTTTTACGGAAAAACCAGATCGCACCACGGCCGAAAAATTCCTAGAAACGGGACTTTTTAGCTGGAATAGCGGAATGTTTATCTTTCAGGGACAAGTGGTTTTAGAGGAGCTAAAAACCCACGCTAATAATATTTTACAACCTCTGATCGATCGGGGCATCGCTGCCTATGAGGATTTAGAGAAAAAAAGTATCGATTATGCTTTGATGGAAAAAACCCAACTCGCTTACGTTTTACCCGCTAATTTTGGTTGGGATGATCTGGGAGATTGGAATTCTCTGGAAAGATTACTAGAAGCAAAGGGCAAAAATATTGAACTGGCCAATCATGTCGGTTTGGATACGGAAGGCTCTATTATCTATGCTAGTGATGAGGAAGAAGCGATCGTTACTATTGGTTTAAAAGATCTGGTAATTGTTCGCGACGGTAAAGCAACTCTCGTTGTCCACAAAGATCGTACCCAAGATATTAAACAAGTTCTCAAGCACTTACAAACCGATCCCAAATTAGAGAAATTGTTATAG
- a CDS encoding N-6 DNA methylase: MKLADILKDSSYKLSQFTPTEIEQLEQTITLKKTKNGEAPYTICLVRKKEIKLTPEEAIRQLYLRVLSDRLNYPLSRIQVEYGVNFGREVKRADIAVMDKDRLNTVYILVEVKSPKWKDGKAQLRSYCNGTGSPMAVWTNGDQISYYQRKDPNYFEDISDIPNSNQTLADILQIKFTLDDLIANDKLVKRNKSLKTLIEEMEDEVLANAGVDVFEELFKLIFAKLYDEWYSGQGNRRRTRLLEFRNTGQTEAALKNKIQDLFDRAKKKWPGIFSEDVKIGLAPSHLSVCVSSLEDAKLFNSNLDVIDEAFEYLINQSSKGEKGQFFTPRYVIDLCVKMLNPQEDEYMIDTAAGSSGFPVHTIFHVWRQILEDEGLEASHLFSLEEKPPRCKEYVEEKVFAIDFDEKAVRVARTLNLIAGDGQTNVLHLNTLDYELWDEVTKEDDWQNVYFAGFNRLKKLRPKGSKDYREFQFDILMANPPFAGDIRERRIIARYELTKDKAEKTKGVGRDILFIERNLDFLKPGGRMAIVLPQGRFNNSSDKNIRDFIAERCRILAVVGLHGNTFKPHTGTKTSVLLVQKWNDDPKIGALCPRQDDYNIFFATMQKSGKDNSGEKVYVKVSDDSGDFLLDKHNHWIVDHDLFNHDGLTEDGIAEAFIEFAKKENLSFFEIPPANATPLNKGDRGGAFDAVKYQQLMDRLEATEISFIQVLEHNINFRFDSEFFKRKYFQIEDKINELPQSMRLSETQPIIIHPTEIKREYVEDDLSGVLFFRTQNLRPLRVDLSNQVYISLEDAEKLSKNEIKKNDILITRTGANFGDTLIFNEEIQAIASSHVLILRNKIINQSFLAVFLNTIYGKEQINKGMYGGVQPEVAPYYLKNILFPVLSDYFQKIIERLVNQSSIEVKKSKIIYQQAEDLLLTELGLKDWKPTEESIAVKSFSESFLSSGRLDAEYYQPKYDQALAQINSLNPSNIIQLEDILVTITNGHTPLRHDLSLGDVKFLTAEHIDDFQINYETQKRILLFHHHNELKRTQIKNGDILITIKGKVGNAAVVENLNKLVNINQDVALLRLKSGFNPYYLIGFLNSQLGKLLIEKASTGQINPFLSLGALKKLSIPVFSENIMENIGNLIQLKVESFNQTNWQSKQLLEIAKIGVEKAIETDEETATAWINQQLESLDISPLFKGGRGDQ; encoded by the coding sequence ATGAAATTAGCTGATATTCTCAAAGACTCAAGTTATAAGTTGTCCCAGTTTACGCCGACGGAAATTGAGCAATTAGAGCAGACAATTACGCTGAAAAAGACGAAAAATGGGGAAGCTCCCTATACAATTTGCTTAGTACGGAAAAAAGAGATTAAACTTACCCCAGAAGAAGCGATTAGACAATTATATTTAAGGGTTTTAAGCGATCGCTTAAATTATCCTCTCAGTCGCATTCAGGTGGAGTATGGGGTGAATTTTGGCAGGGAGGTAAAACGAGCAGATATTGCGGTGATGGACAAAGATCGCCTGAACACAGTTTATATTTTGGTAGAGGTAAAGAGTCCGAAGTGGAAGGATGGAAAAGCACAACTACGTTCCTATTGTAACGGCACAGGTTCGCCGATGGCTGTCTGGACGAATGGCGATCAGATTTCCTATTATCAACGCAAAGATCCCAATTATTTTGAAGATATTTCAGATATCCCTAACTCTAATCAAACCCTAGCAGATATTCTCCAGATTAAGTTCACTTTAGATGATTTAATCGCCAATGATAAGTTGGTGAAGAGGAATAAATCTCTGAAAACGCTAATCGAAGAAATGGAAGATGAGGTATTAGCAAATGCGGGGGTAGATGTCTTTGAGGAATTATTTAAGCTGATTTTTGCCAAGCTCTACGATGAATGGTATTCTGGGCAAGGAAACCGCCGCAGGACGCGCCTTCTAGAGTTTCGCAATACGGGACAGACGGAAGCCGCCCTCAAGAATAAGATTCAGGATTTGTTTGATAGGGCTAAGAAAAAGTGGCCAGGTATATTTAGTGAGGATGTCAAGATTGGCCTTGCTCCCTCTCATCTATCGGTGTGTGTGTCATCGTTGGAGGATGCGAAGCTATTTAACTCTAATTTAGATGTAATTGATGAAGCATTTGAGTATTTAATCAATCAAAGCAGTAAAGGGGAAAAAGGACAGTTTTTCACCCCTCGTTATGTGATTGATCTGTGTGTGAAGATGCTTAACCCCCAAGAAGATGAATATATGATTGATACCGCAGCTGGTTCATCGGGTTTTCCAGTACATACGATCTTTCATGTTTGGCGGCAGATTCTAGAGGATGAGGGATTAGAAGCAAGTCATTTATTTTCATTGGAAGAAAAGCCACCCCGTTGTAAGGAATATGTCGAAGAAAAGGTGTTTGCTATTGATTTTGATGAAAAAGCGGTAAGGGTAGCACGAACCCTCAATCTGATTGCTGGAGATGGACAAACAAACGTACTACATTTAAACACCCTAGATTATGAATTATGGGATGAGGTTACTAAAGAAGATGATTGGCAAAATGTTTATTTTGCCGGATTTAATCGTCTCAAAAAACTTAGACCCAAAGGCAGTAAGGATTATCGAGAGTTTCAATTCGATATTTTGATGGCAAATCCACCTTTTGCGGGTGATATCAGAGAACGGCGCATAATTGCTCGTTATGAGCTAACCAAAGATAAAGCTGAAAAAACAAAGGGAGTCGGACGCGATATTTTATTTATTGAGCGCAATCTAGACTTTTTGAAACCGGGGGGAAGAATGGCGATAGTTTTACCCCAAGGACGCTTTAATAATTCTTCTGATAAGAATATTCGGGATTTTATTGCCGAAAGATGTCGAATTTTGGCAGTGGTGGGATTACATGGTAATACTTTTAAACCCCATACGGGAACAAAAACCTCGGTGTTATTGGTGCAAAAATGGAATGATGATCCCAAAATAGGCGCACTTTGTCCTCGTCAGGATGATTATAATATCTTTTTTGCGACGATGCAGAAGTCAGGCAAGGATAATTCTGGAGAAAAAGTTTATGTTAAAGTGTCTGATGATTCGGGGGATTTTCTCTTAGATAAACATAATCATTGGATTGTGGATCATGATCTTTTTAATCATGATGGATTAACGGAAGATGGTATCGCTGAGGCTTTTATTGAGTTTGCTAAAAAGGAGAATTTAAGTTTTTTTGAGATCCCCCCGGCTAACGCCACCCCCCTTAATAAGGGGGACAGGGGGGGAGCTTTTGATGCGGTTAAATATCAGCAGTTAATGGATAGGTTGGAAGCAACAGAAATTTCATTTATTCAGGTACTTGAGCATAATATTAATTTTCGATTTGATAGTGAGTTTTTTAAAAGAAAATACTTTCAGATTGAGGACAAAATTAATGAATTACCCCAATCTATGAGACTGAGTGAAACACAACCTATAATTATTCATCCAACAGAAATTAAGCGAGAGTATGTAGAAGATGATTTATCAGGAGTCTTGTTTTTTAGAACTCAAAACTTACGTCCGTTAAGAGTCGATTTATCGAATCAGGTATATATATCTCTAGAAGATGCGGAAAAATTATCTAAGAATGAAATAAAAAAAAATGATATTCTGATCACAAGAACTGGTGCAAATTTTGGAGATACTTTAATTTTTAATGAGGAAATACAAGCGATTGCATCATCTCACGTTTTGATCTTAAGAAACAAAATAATTAACCAGTCATTTCTAGCAGTTTTTCTAAATACTATTTATGGAAAAGAGCAAATTAACAAGGGGATGTATGGAGGCGTACAGCCTGAAGTAGCACCTTACTACTTAAAAAATATTCTTTTTCCCGTTCTGTCTGATTACTTTCAGAAAATAATAGAACGGTTAGTCAATCAATCATCTATAGAAGTGAAAAAAAGTAAAATAATCTACCAACAAGCTGAAGATTTACTATTAACAGAACTTGGTTTAAAAGATTGGAAACCCACCGAAGAAAGCATCGCCGTTAAGAGTTTTTCTGAGTCTTTTTTGTCTTCTGGACGCTTGGATGCTGAGTATTATCAACCGAAATATGATCAAGCTTTAGCACAAATCAATAGTCTTAATCCTTCAAATATTATTCAACTTGAGGATATATTAGTTACCATTACAAATGGTCATACTCCTTTAAGACATGATTTGAGTCTTGGAGATGTAAAGTTTTTAACTGCCGAACATATTGATGATTTTCAAATAAATTATGAAACGCAGAAACGCATTTTACTCTTCCATCATCACAACGAACTAAAACGAACACAGATAAAAAATGGAGATATTCTGATAACAATTAAAGGTAAAGTTGGAAATGCCGCAGTTGTTGAGAACTTAAATAAATTGGTTAATATCAATCAAGATGTAGCATTGCTACGCCTCAAATCTGGATTCAATCCTTACTATTTAATAGGCTTTCTCAATTCTCAGTTAGGAAAGCTACTCATTGAAAAAGCATCTACTGGACAAATTAATCCATTTTTAAGTCTTGGAGCTTTAAAAAAGCTAAGTATTCCAGTTTTTTCTGAAAATATAATGGAAAATATTGGAAATTTAATTCAATTAAAAGTTGAGAGTTTTAATCAAACTAATTGGCAATCGAAACAACTCTTAGAAATTGCTAAAATAGGAGTAGAAAAAGCGATAGAAACCGATGAAGAAACGGCAACCGCTTGGATAAACCAACAACTAGAATCCTTAGACATTTCCCCCCTTTTTAAGGGGGGTAGGGGGGATCAATGA
- the psbM gene encoding photosystem II reaction center protein PsbM: protein MQVNNLGFIASILFVLVPTVFLLILFIQTREETEG, encoded by the coding sequence ATGCAAGTAAATAATCTCGGCTTTATCGCTAGTATCCTATTCGTCCTAGTCCCCACCGTTTTCCTCTTGATTCTGTTTATCCAAACCAGAGAGGAAACCGAGGGTTAA
- a CDS encoding universal stress protein — MRRGRHKIFIGMAPGVGKTYKMLEEGHSLRKQGTDVVIGLLETHGRKETAEKAEGLEIVPRKILEKEGFTLSEMDTEAIIARSPRLCLIDELAHTNAPGSEREKRFQDVEIILSRGIDVYSTVNIQHIESLNDLVARITGVVVRERIPDRILEEADEVVVVDVTAETLEERLLAGKIYAPEKIEQSLNNFFQRRNLIALRELALREVADTVEEEASNSTKFIGQSCPVHERVLVCISTYPNSLRLLRRGARIAGYMNAEFFVIFVDNPDRFLTKEEALHIETCERLCREFEGKFLRVKSYQVAAAIAEVAERERITQIVIGESLQSRWKHLIKGSFTQKLMRLIWQKNIDLHIIATEPKVPIKNARAKGVKR, encoded by the coding sequence GTGCGACGGGGAAGACATAAAATTTTTATCGGGATGGCCCCGGGGGTCGGGAAAACCTATAAGATGCTGGAGGAGGGCCATAGCCTCAGAAAGCAGGGAACCGACGTGGTGATTGGACTGCTCGAAACCCACGGACGGAAAGAGACCGCCGAAAAAGCCGAGGGATTGGAAATCGTACCGAGAAAAATCCTAGAGAAAGAGGGATTTACTCTCTCGGAAATGGATACAGAAGCGATTATCGCCCGCTCACCCCGGCTGTGTCTCATCGATGAATTAGCCCACACGAACGCACCCGGTTCGGAGCGAGAGAAACGCTTTCAGGACGTGGAGATAATTTTATCCCGGGGAATCGATGTTTACTCGACCGTGAATATCCAGCATATCGAGAGTTTAAACGATCTGGTTGCCCGAATCACCGGGGTGGTGGTGCGAGAGCGAATACCCGATCGAATTTTGGAGGAAGCTGATGAAGTGGTCGTGGTAGATGTTACCGCCGAAACCCTAGAGGAAAGATTATTAGCAGGAAAAATCTACGCTCCCGAAAAGATCGAACAATCTTTAAATAATTTCTTTCAACGGCGCAATTTAATCGCCCTACGGGAACTCGCCCTGCGCGAAGTGGCCGATACGGTGGAAGAAGAAGCGAGTAATTCCACCAAATTTATCGGTCAATCCTGTCCCGTTCACGAACGGGTATTAGTCTGTATTTCCACCTATCCAAACTCTTTACGATTATTACGTCGGGGAGCGCGGATAGCGGGGTATATGAACGCGGAATTTTTTGTGATTTTCGTCGATAACCCCGATCGCTTTCTCACCAAAGAGGAGGCTTTACATATCGAAACCTGCGAACGTTTATGTCGGGAATTCGAGGGGAAATTCTTACGAGTTAAAAGCTATCAGGTGGCGGCAGCGATCGCCGAAGTGGCCGAGCGCGAACGAATCACCCAGATCGTGATCGGGGAGAGCCTTCAATCGCGCTGGAAGCATTTAATCAAAGGTTCTTTCACCCAAAAACTTATGCGCCTGATCTGGCAGAAAAATATCGATCTTCACATCATCGCCACCGAGCCAAAAGTACCGATTAAAAACGCGCGAGCCAAGGGGGTGAAAAGGTAA